The Ictalurus furcatus strain D&B chromosome 5, Billie_1.0, whole genome shotgun sequence genome includes a region encoding these proteins:
- the skia gene encoding v-ski avian sarcoma viral oncogene homolog a gives CFEQKCVDYTLIYSLSVSFCLSLSVSLSLCLFLSVSFCLPLSVCLSLSVSLSQVLDSVPIKKSKHDDFSHSPSADKDKKPDWLRSLSASANKGFNCAQLRQRVSAFRPWSPNITEKDGATKAASMPRDSLYNYKSLENAVAPNVALPPLQKGAPASLSLLSSASRSDERTEGHGKSRKRRITGEGHTGHAPSGHTQQSHALSRAPPPMTEGRDSDVEVEVRDEVTSSLSSLSSPSFTSSGSAKELSSPGVAGVTGVTEVTSLSGSGVESQVGGVSVDSELETLRQALEGGMESRESKEKFLHEILKMRVKQEEKLGSALQAKRSLQQELEFLRVVKKEKLREASESKRALRKEMERLRAENERKMKEANETRTRLTRELEEAKQLRRCDKGCEAGRMRAKYSAQIEELQMKLQLAEADREQLRSELQQEREARQHLERVVKDLQDQLWPKPEEEPHTELRGKPPSAPSASNAKESSN, from the exons tgcTTTGAACAAAAATGTGTAGACTATACTCtaatttattctctctctgtctctttctgtctgtctctttctgtctctctctctctctgtctctttctgtctgtctctttctgtctgcctctctctgtctgtctctctctgtctgtctctctttctcaggtCCTGGATTCGGTTCCCATTAAAAAGTCGAAGCATGATGATTTCTCTCACTCGCCCTCGGCAGATAAAGACAAGAAACCTGACTGGCTGCGCTCCCTCTCTGCCTCGGCCAATAAG ggttttaACTGTGCTCAGCTGCGACAGAGAGTGTCTGCGTTCAGGCCCTGGTCCCCGAACATCACCGAAAAGGACGGAGCCACAAAAGCAGCTAGCATGCCGCGGGACAG tctttATAACTATAAGTCTCTGGAGAACGCAGTGGCCCCAAACGTGGCTCTGCCTCCGCTGCAGAAGGGGGCGCCGGCGTCTCTGTCCCTCCTGAGCAGCGCGAGCCGCAGTGACGAGCGCACCGAGGGACACGGAAAGAGCCGAAAGAGGAGGATAACAGGCGAGGGTCACACAGGACACGCCCCCTCTGGTCACACCCAACAAAGCCACGCCCTCTCTCGAGCACCTCCACCAATGACGGAGGGGCGCGACTCGGACGTGGAGGTCGAGGTTCGAGATGAAG TGACCTCCTCGCTCTCGTCCCTCTCGTCTCCCTCGTTCACCTCCTCCGGCTCCGCTAAGGAACTCAGCTCTCCGGGAGTTGCAGGGGTCACGGGGGTCACCGAGGTCACCTCGCTGTCGGGGTCCGGGGTGGAGAGCCAAGTGGGTGGAGTTTCTGTGGACTCTGAGCTGGAGACCCTGAGGCAGGCgctggagggagggatggagtcTCGCGAGTCGAAGGAGAAGTTCCTGCACGAGATCCTGAAGATGAGGGTGAAGCAGGAGGAGAAGCTGGGATCGGCTCTGCAGGCCAAACGCAGCCTtcagcag gagctgGAGTTCCTACGTGTGGTGAAGAAGGAGAAGCTGCGTGAAGCGAGTGAATCTAAGCGCGCTCTGCGTAAGGAGATGGAGAGACTGCGAGCGGAGAACGAGAGGAAGATGAAGGAAGCGAACGAGACTCGAACCCGACTCACCCGGGAGCTGGAGGAGGCCAAGCAGCTGCGCAGGTGTGATAAAGGCTGCGAGGCCGGACGCATGCGCGCTAAGTACTCCGCTCAG atcgAGGAGCTGCAGATGAAGCTCCAGCTGGCCGAGGCGGATCGTGAGCAGCtccgctctgagctccagcagGAACGTGAAGCTCGTCAGCACCTCGAGAGGGTCGTGAAAGATCTACAGGATCAGCTGTGGCCCAAACCTGAGGAGGAAccacacacagagctcagagGGAAACCTCCATCAGCTCCATCTGCTTCAAACGCTAAAGAGTCCAGCAATTAA